A region from the uncultured Sunxiuqinia sp. genome encodes:
- a CDS encoding gamma carbonic anhydrase family protein, with protein MALIKTLKGKTPLIGDDCFLAETAAIIGDVEIGDNSSVWYSAVIRGDVHYIKIGTNSNVQDCAVIHATYQKSPTNIGNNVIIAHGAIVHGCTIKDNVMIGMNAVVLDNAVVESNTIIAAGSVVTKGTIVEAGSVYAGIPAKKVKSIGTDLLEGEIHRIANAYSMYASWYKE; from the coding sequence ATGGCTTTAATCAAAACACTTAAAGGAAAAACTCCCCTAATAGGCGACGATTGTTTTTTAGCCGAAACTGCCGCAATAATAGGTGATGTAGAAATTGGTGATAACTCTAGCGTTTGGTACAGTGCGGTGATACGCGGAGATGTTCACTACATAAAAATAGGCACCAACTCCAACGTACAAGATTGTGCGGTGATACACGCGACCTACCAAAAATCGCCAACCAACATTGGCAATAACGTCATCATTGCTCATGGCGCAATAGTACATGGCTGCACAATAAAAGATAACGTAATGATTGGTATGAATGCCGTGGTACTCGACAACGCTGTGGTCGAAAGCAATACCATTATTGCTGCCGGATCGGTCGTTACCAAAGGAACCATTGTTGAAGCCGGAAGTGTGTATGCCGGTATTCCTGCCAAGAAAGTAAAATCGATAGGTACTGATTTGCTGGAAGGCGAGATTCATCGTATTGCCAACGCTTACAGCATGTATGCCAGTTGGTATAAAGAATGA
- a CDS encoding sugar phosphate nucleotidyltransferase: protein MNTKPTLLILAAGMGSRYGGLKQVEPIGPNGETILEYSIFDAIRAGFGKVVFVIRKSFADAFKKQFSGKLDGKIEVKYVYQELDHLPDGYTLPEGREKPWGTGHAILMAKDLIHEPFAAINADDFYGRESFRVAADFLTSEVAANNYSMVGYQVKNTLSEFGTVSRGICKTDKNSNLVQITERHQIARKNGQITFTDDNDNKVVIDENTLASMNFWGFHPSLFQHLESQFKQFLDKKMETPKSEFYIPSVVFELIRTGQAQAKVLDADSQWFGVTYPEDKPFVVEQVKKLTAQSDYPKKLW, encoded by the coding sequence ATGAATACAAAACCCACACTCTTAATTTTAGCAGCCGGAATGGGAAGCCGTTATGGCGGATTGAAACAAGTTGAACCGATTGGCCCTAATGGGGAAACCATTCTGGAGTATTCGATATTTGATGCCATTCGTGCCGGATTTGGCAAAGTAGTTTTCGTTATTCGCAAAAGTTTCGCGGATGCTTTTAAAAAACAGTTTTCCGGCAAACTGGATGGTAAAATTGAAGTGAAATATGTTTATCAGGAGTTGGATCATTTACCTGATGGTTACACTTTGCCCGAAGGACGGGAAAAGCCGTGGGGAACCGGACATGCCATTCTGATGGCTAAAGATTTGATTCACGAACCATTTGCTGCTATTAATGCTGATGATTTTTACGGACGTGAATCGTTCCGTGTAGCAGCTGATTTTTTAACAAGCGAGGTTGCAGCGAATAACTACAGCATGGTAGGCTACCAGGTAAAAAATACCTTGTCGGAATTTGGCACCGTTTCGCGTGGAATTTGCAAAACCGATAAAAACAGCAATTTAGTGCAGATTACCGAGCGTCACCAAATTGCCCGGAAGAATGGCCAGATTACGTTTACCGATGACAATGATAACAAAGTTGTGATAGACGAAAACACACTTGCATCTATGAACTTTTGGGGCTTCCACCCTAGCCTGTTCCAACATTTGGAGAGCCAGTTTAAGCAATTTTTAGATAAAAAAATGGAGACTCCAAAATCGGAATTTTACATCCCGAGCGTAGTATTTGAGTTGATTAGAACCGGACAAGCTCAGGCAAAAGTACTGGATGCCGACTCTCAATGGTTTGGAGTAACTTACCCAGAGGATAAGCCGTTTGTGGTTGAACAAGTAAAAAAACTAACGGCCCAAAGCGACTACCCGAAAAAACTTTGGTAA
- a CDS encoding TIGR04133 family radical SAM/SPASM protein, whose translation MLSSIKKYNFRKFRDSETKRHELSYLFWECTTRCNLNCLHCGSDCSKDSLHRDMPAENFFKAIDTIENIPQNFTVVFTGGEPLLRKDLELCGKELRKRGFKWSIVSNGHLYDKQRHISLLNAGIGALTISLDGLKESHNWLRNNEKSFDKVVNAIELASSSNRINFDVVTCVNQKNINELEQIRELLTSKNVKAWRLFTIIPIGRASHNPDLLLSDNQFVQLMDFIATCRESKEIDVKFSCEGYVGKYEPLVRDSYFFCRAGINIGSILIDGSISACPNIDRSFSQGNIYMDNFYKTWENKFQPFRNREWTRIGQCESCKDFKDCQGNGFHNWHGVKKNVLVCHNEKIEKTTKC comes from the coding sequence ATGCTTTCATCAATCAAAAAATACAATTTCAGAAAATTTAGAGATTCAGAGACAAAGCGACACGAACTGAGTTATTTATTTTGGGAGTGCACTACTCGATGTAATTTAAATTGCTTGCATTGTGGGAGTGATTGCTCCAAAGATAGTTTGCATCGAGATATGCCTGCTGAGAATTTTTTTAAGGCAATTGACACAATTGAAAATATTCCACAAAATTTTACAGTTGTATTTACAGGCGGAGAACCTCTTTTACGAAAGGACTTAGAACTTTGTGGGAAAGAACTACGAAAACGCGGTTTTAAATGGTCGATCGTTTCAAACGGGCATTTGTACGATAAACAAAGACACATTTCATTACTAAATGCTGGAATAGGTGCACTGACAATTAGTCTAGACGGACTCAAGGAATCTCATAATTGGTTGAGAAATAATGAAAAGAGTTTCGACAAAGTAGTAAATGCAATTGAATTGGCATCATCTTCCAATCGTATCAATTTCGATGTTGTTACTTGTGTTAACCAGAAGAATATTAATGAACTTGAACAAATAAGGGAGTTATTGACTTCAAAAAATGTTAAGGCATGGAGATTATTTACAATTATTCCTATCGGTAGAGCGAGTCATAATCCCGATTTGTTGTTATCTGACAATCAATTTGTTCAATTAATGGATTTTATAGCAACGTGTCGAGAATCCAAAGAAATTGATGTGAAGTTTAGCTGCGAGGGTTATGTAGGAAAATATGAACCATTAGTAAGAGATTCATACTTTTTTTGTAGAGCAGGGATTAATATTGGTTCGATTCTTATTGACGGTTCAATTTCTGCCTGCCCTAATATTGACAGATCTTTTTCGCAAGGAAATATTTACATGGACAATTTTTATAAAACTTGGGAAAATAAATTTCAACCTTTTCGAAACAGAGAATGGACCAGAATTGGTCAATGTGAGTCGTGTAAAGACTTTAAAGATTGCCAGGGAAATGGATTTCATAACTGGCATGGAGTTAAAAAAAACGTATTAGTTTGTCATAATGAGAAAATAGAAAAAACAACGAAATGCTAG
- a CDS encoding serine hydrolase domain-containing protein, producing MTKKKSKKLIRILLFLGTIISFYFVPWPIVTAWIMPLPNTVQEQIDKAADYGFDGIVVCVNKKGNQSQFYTSGYKNRENKIPATPNALFKIASVSKLYNAVAVAKLVWDGKLSLEKTLADYLPELYGRIEYADNITLRMLVTHRSGIPNYTDTYMYWVAPKETADENLALVLDKPANFKPDEDYEYSNTNYLLLDRIMNRVLGYATFQYIREEILNPLNLKHTFGSIQDVNIDDVMSGYYVGYDTDLKTNNIGSILTTAEDLSKFIRALNDGSVFRDKKEQEIYSSIYKYEHTGLIPGYQTIAKYHKDIDAVVIQFTNTVNFDGYNWNMSEVMYNRIVKILKKKN from the coding sequence ATGACTAAAAAGAAATCAAAAAAACTAATTCGAATTTTATTGTTTTTGGGAACAATAATCTCATTCTACTTTGTTCCGTGGCCGATTGTAACAGCTTGGATCATGCCACTACCCAATACCGTTCAGGAACAAATAGATAAAGCTGCAGATTACGGATTTGATGGTATTGTTGTTTGTGTGAACAAAAAAGGGAATCAATCACAATTTTACACATCGGGCTATAAAAACAGAGAAAACAAAATTCCAGCCACCCCCAACGCCTTATTTAAAATTGCAAGTGTAAGTAAATTGTATAATGCCGTAGCTGTTGCCAAATTGGTATGGGATGGAAAACTATCTTTAGAGAAGACACTCGCAGATTATTTGCCCGAATTATATGGTAGAATAGAATATGCAGATAACATCACGTTGCGAATGTTGGTTACACATAGAAGTGGTATTCCGAACTATACGGACACCTATATGTATTGGGTGGCTCCAAAAGAGACCGCAGATGAAAACCTTGCGTTGGTGTTGGATAAACCCGCCAACTTTAAACCCGACGAAGATTATGAATATTCCAACACCAATTATTTATTACTTGACAGAATAATGAACCGAGTACTTGGGTATGCTACATTCCAATACATTCGGGAGGAAATTTTAAACCCACTGAATCTAAAGCATACTTTTGGCTCTATTCAGGATGTAAACATTGATGATGTGATGAGTGGCTATTATGTGGGTTATGATACGGATTTAAAAACGAATAATATTGGCTCGATACTGACAACAGCAGAAGATTTGAGCAAATTTATTCGAGCGTTAAATGATGGCTCTGTTTTTAGAGATAAAAAAGAACAAGAAATTTATTCCTCCATTTATAAGTATGAGCACACAGGCCTGATACCGGGATACCAAACGATTGCCAAATATCATAAGGATATAGATGCTGTCGTCATTCAATTTACAAACACGGTAAACTTTGATGGCTATAATTGGAATATGTCGGAGGTAATGTATAATCGGATCGTTAAAATATTGAAAAAGAAGAACTAG
- the ettA gene encoding energy-dependent translational throttle protein EttA — translation MADDKQIIFSMHRVNKIFPPQKQVLKDISLSFFLGAKIGIIGLNGSGKSTLLKIIAGLEKSYQGEVVFSPGYTVGYLEQEPHLDPKKTVKEIVEEGVQEVVDVLKAYEAVNLKFAEPEVLEDPDKMESLISEQEKLQEKIDRFDAWNLDTKLERAMDALRCPPGEQKVGELSGGEQRRVALCRLLLKEPDVLLLDEPTNHLDAESVQWLELYLQQYKGTVICITHDRYFLDNVAGWILELDRGEGIPWKGNYSSWLEQKSKRLAQEEKQTSKRQKTLQRELEWIKMAPKARHAKAKARLNAYDQLMSEDTKQKEEKLEIFIPNGPRLGEKVIEAHQVAKGFGDRLLFDDLDFVLPPNGIVGVIGPNGAGKTTLFKLIMKQLKVDKGTFEVGDTVKISYVDQSHAAIDPDKTVYQVISGGNELIQMGNRQLNARAYVSRFNFGGSDQEKKCGVLSGGERNRLHLAMALKEEGNVLLLDEPTNDIDVNTLRALEEGLESFAGCAVVISHDRWFLDRIATHILAFEGDSHVHYFEGSYSEYEENRKKRLGDEGPHRIKYRKLVK, via the coding sequence ATGGCAGACGATAAACAAATCATTTTCTCAATGCATCGGGTAAATAAAATTTTCCCTCCGCAGAAACAAGTACTTAAAGATATCTCGCTTTCTTTTTTCCTTGGAGCGAAGATTGGTATTATTGGATTAAATGGATCCGGTAAATCAACCTTGCTCAAGATCATTGCAGGGCTTGAAAAATCATATCAGGGAGAGGTCGTTTTTTCTCCCGGATATACCGTTGGTTATTTGGAGCAGGAGCCTCATCTTGATCCGAAAAAGACGGTTAAGGAAATCGTCGAAGAAGGCGTTCAGGAAGTTGTTGATGTGTTGAAAGCATACGAAGCCGTAAACCTAAAATTCGCCGAGCCCGAAGTGCTGGAAGATCCGGATAAGATGGAATCCTTGATATCGGAGCAAGAAAAACTGCAGGAAAAGATTGACCGATTTGACGCCTGGAACCTAGATACAAAATTAGAACGGGCAATGGATGCGTTGCGCTGTCCTCCCGGAGAACAAAAGGTAGGAGAGCTTTCAGGAGGTGAACAGCGTCGGGTGGCCTTGTGTCGCTTGCTACTAAAAGAACCCGATGTCTTATTGCTTGATGAACCAACTAACCACTTGGATGCCGAATCGGTACAATGGTTAGAACTGTACCTGCAACAATACAAAGGAACCGTAATTTGTATTACGCACGACCGGTACTTCCTTGACAATGTGGCCGGATGGATTTTAGAACTGGATCGGGGAGAGGGCATTCCCTGGAAAGGAAATTATTCATCCTGGTTAGAACAAAAATCAAAGCGACTGGCACAGGAAGAGAAGCAAACGTCGAAACGACAGAAGACCTTGCAGCGCGAGCTTGAGTGGATTAAAATGGCTCCAAAGGCGCGACATGCAAAAGCAAAAGCTCGTTTGAATGCTTACGACCAATTGATGAGTGAAGACACCAAGCAAAAGGAAGAAAAGCTGGAGATCTTTATTCCGAACGGACCTCGGTTAGGTGAAAAAGTAATTGAAGCCCATCAGGTAGCGAAGGGATTTGGCGACCGCTTGTTGTTTGATGACCTTGATTTTGTTTTGCCACCCAACGGAATTGTTGGAGTAATTGGGCCTAACGGTGCCGGTAAAACGACCTTATTTAAGTTGATCATGAAACAGCTTAAGGTCGATAAAGGGACCTTTGAAGTTGGTGATACCGTGAAAATCTCGTACGTCGATCAATCTCATGCTGCGATCGATCCGGACAAAACAGTTTATCAGGTTATTTCGGGTGGAAATGAACTGATCCAAATGGGCAACCGACAACTAAATGCGCGTGCCTATGTGTCGCGGTTTAACTTTGGCGGATCAGACCAAGAGAAAAAATGTGGAGTACTTTCGGGTGGTGAGCGTAACCGACTTCATTTAGCCATGGCTTTAAAAGAGGAAGGCAATGTACTGCTGCTCGATGAGCCAACCAACGATATTGACGTAAACACATTGCGGGCACTGGAAGAAGGACTGGAAAGCTTTGCCGGTTGTGCTGTGGTAATTTCCCACGACCGTTGGTTTTTAGACCGTATCGCCACCCATATTCTGGCTTTTGAAGGAGATTCACATGTTCATTATTTTGAAGGAAGTTACTCTGAGTACGAAGAAAATAGAAAGAAACGCTTAGGCGACGAAGGCCCACACCGAATTAAGTATCGAAAACTGGTGAAATAG
- a CDS encoding response regulator — MKILVVDDNPINLKFLFYSLRGDYEVDTADESPKALRLSKVNKYDLILMDLWMPLIDGAEITRQIRSLNDNINNKTPIIFCTTSTADADRQRCFDLGATDYLVKPIQAKELNEKLKHYLG, encoded by the coding sequence TTGAAAATCTTAGTTGTTGATGACAATCCAATAAATTTGAAATTTCTGTTCTACTCGTTACGAGGAGATTATGAAGTAGATACCGCTGATGAAAGTCCAAAAGCTTTGCGTCTTTCAAAAGTCAACAAATACGATTTAATCTTGATGGATTTATGGATGCCTTTGATTGATGGGGCAGAAATAACCCGGCAAATAAGATCGTTAAATGACAACATTAACAACAAAACTCCGATCATCTTTTGCACGACCAGCACTGCCGATGCTGACAGGCAAAGATGTTTCGATTTAGGAGCCACCGATTATCTTGTCAAACCTATTCAAGCAAAAGAGCTGAATGAGAAACTAAAGCATTACCTAGGCTGA
- a CDS encoding DNA-directed RNA polymerase subunit alpha, with the protein MAILAFQKPDKVIMVESDEKFGKFEFRPLEPGYGITIGNALRRILLSSLEGYAITTLKIEGVDHEFATVKGVMEDVTEIILNLKQIRFKREVEDFDSEKVSISISGQEEFTAGDINKFMTGFRVLNPELVICRMEADVKLQVELTINKGRGYVPSAENKPVDAEFGLIPIDSIFTPIKNVKYAVENYRVEQKTDYEKLILDIQTDGSIHPKDALKEAAKILIYHFMLFSDEKITLDSDEKFANEEFDEEVLHMRQLLKTKLVDMDLSVRALNCLKAADVETLGELVTYNRNDLLKFRNFGKKSLTELDDLLNNLNLTFGMDISKYKLDKE; encoded by the coding sequence ATGGCAATATTAGCGTTCCAAAAACCTGACAAAGTAATAATGGTCGAATCTGATGAGAAATTCGGTAAATTCGAATTTCGTCCATTGGAGCCCGGTTATGGTATCACAATCGGTAATGCTCTTCGTCGGATCCTATTGTCGTCTTTAGAAGGTTATGCAATTACAACGCTCAAAATCGAAGGCGTTGATCATGAATTTGCAACTGTTAAAGGGGTGATGGAAGATGTTACTGAAATTATTCTTAACCTGAAGCAAATTCGTTTCAAGCGCGAGGTTGAAGATTTTGACAGCGAGAAAGTTTCTATTTCGATTAGCGGTCAAGAAGAATTTACTGCTGGCGACATCAACAAGTTTATGACTGGCTTTAGGGTGTTAAATCCTGAATTGGTTATTTGCCGGATGGAAGCTGATGTTAAATTGCAGGTGGAATTAACAATCAACAAAGGCCGAGGCTATGTGCCAAGCGCTGAAAATAAGCCGGTAGATGCTGAGTTTGGTTTAATTCCGATCGATTCAATATTCACACCAATCAAAAATGTGAAGTACGCTGTTGAGAACTATCGTGTGGAGCAAAAGACTGACTACGAAAAGTTAATCTTAGACATCCAGACTGATGGCTCAATTCATCCTAAAGATGCTTTAAAAGAAGCCGCTAAAATTCTGATTTATCACTTCATGCTCTTCTCTGATGAGAAAATTACATTAGACTCTGATGAGAAATTTGCAAATGAAGAGTTTGATGAAGAGGTGCTTCATATGCGTCAGTTATTGAAAACCAAGTTGGTTGATATGGACCTTTCGGTTCGTGCTCTTAACTGTTTGAAAGCAGCTGATGTAGAAACTTTGGGTGAGCTGGTTACCTACAATCGTAATGACTTATTGAAGTTTAGAAACTTTGGTAAAAAGTCGTTAACGGAGTTGGATGACCTTCTTAATAACTTGAATCTAACGTTCGGAATGGACATTAGTAAGTATAAACTTGACAAGGAATAA
- the rpsD gene encoding 30S ribosomal protein S4: MARYTGPKTKIARKFGEPIFGPDKVLEKKNYPPGMHGQTGRRRKKSEYGVQLKEKQKAKYTYGVLEKQFSNLFKKASAAKGVTGEVLLQLLEARLDNVVFRLGLAASRAGARQLVTHKHIMVNGELVNIPSFQLRPGDIISVREKSKSLEVISDALTSHRYNKYAWLEWDGAQMSGKFLNRPEREEIPENIKEQLIVELYSK; encoded by the coding sequence ATGGCTAGATACACAGGACCAAAAACGAAAATCGCAAGAAAATTTGGTGAACCAATTTTCGGACCCGATAAAGTACTAGAAAAGAAGAACTACCCACCAGGTATGCATGGGCAAACTGGTCGCAGACGAAAAAAATCTGAATATGGTGTTCAGTTAAAAGAAAAGCAAAAGGCGAAATATACTTACGGTGTTTTAGAGAAGCAATTCTCGAACTTGTTTAAGAAAGCATCAGCAGCAAAAGGTGTTACCGGTGAGGTATTGCTTCAACTGTTGGAAGCAAGATTGGATAACGTTGTTTTCCGTCTTGGATTAGCTGCTTCTCGTGCAGGTGCCCGTCAGTTAGTGACTCATAAACACATCATGGTAAATGGAGAGTTAGTTAATATTCCTTCATTTCAACTTCGTCCAGGCGATATCATTAGCGTACGCGAAAAATCAAAATCGTTAGAAGTAATTTCTGATGCGCTGACTTCGCACCGTTACAATAAATACGCTTGGTTAGAATGGGATGGCGCTCAAATGAGCGGTAAGTTTTTAAATCGCCCAGAGCGGGAAGAAATTCCTGAAAATATCAAAGAACAACTTATTGTAGAGTTGTATTCTAAATAA
- the rpsK gene encoding 30S ribosomal protein S11, whose protein sequence is MAKKTSSSRKRVVNVEATGQAHIHSSFNNIIISLTNSNGEVISWSSAGKKGFRGSKKNTPYAAQVASEECAKTAYDLGLRKVKVFVKGPGNGRESAIRAINSVGIQVIEIVDVTPLPHNGCRPSKRRRV, encoded by the coding sequence ATGGCAAAAAAGACAAGTTCCAGTAGGAAAAGAGTTGTTAATGTGGAAGCTACCGGTCAGGCGCATATTCATTCTTCATTCAATAATATCATTATCTCATTGACTAATAGTAACGGAGAAGTTATCTCTTGGTCATCGGCTGGTAAAAAAGGTTTTAGAGGATCGAAGAAGAATACACCTTATGCTGCTCAGGTAGCCTCTGAAGAATGTGCAAAAACTGCATATGACCTAGGCCTAAGAAAGGTTAAAGTATTTGTGAAAGGACCAGGAAATGGTCGTGAATCAGCTATTCGAGCTATTAATAGCGTGGGCATTCAAGTGATTGAAATCGTTGATGTTACACCATTGCCACACAATGGTTGCCGCCCATCGAAAAGAAGACGTGTTTAA
- the rpsM gene encoding 30S ribosomal protein S13, with product MARIVGVDIPNNKRGEVALTYIYGIGSSRANMVLATAGVDPNVKVQDWTDDQFAAIRSAINDNFKVEGELRSDNQLNIKRLMDIGCYRGIRHRIGLPVRGQSTKNNARTRKGRKKTVANKKKATK from the coding sequence ATGGCTCGTATTGTTGGAGTTGATATTCCTAATAATAAAAGAGGAGAAGTTGCACTGACTTACATCTACGGAATTGGAAGTAGTCGTGCGAACATGGTCCTTGCCACTGCTGGAGTTGATCCAAATGTGAAAGTTCAAGATTGGACTGATGACCAATTTGCAGCTATTCGTTCTGCGATCAATGATAATTTCAAAGTCGAAGGTGAACTTCGATCTGATAACCAGTTGAACATTAAAAGACTGATGGATATCGGTTGTTATCGTGGTATTCGCCACCGTATCGGTCTTCCTGTACGCGGACAAAGTACAAAAAACAATGCCCGCACCCGTAAAGGAAGAAAGAAAACTGTAGCTAATAAGAAAAAAGCCACTAAATAA
- the ykgO gene encoding type B 50S ribosomal protein L36, with the protein MKVRVSIKKRSADCKIVRRKGRLYVINKKNPKFKQRQG; encoded by the coding sequence ATGAAAGTAAGAGTATCCATTAAAAAGCGCAGCGCCGACTGCAAAATAGTACGCAGAAAAGGCCGTTTGTACGTGATCAACAAAAAGAATCCGAAGTTCAAACAGCGTCAGGGATAA
- the infA gene encoding translation initiation factor IF-1, with product MAKQPSIEQDGTIIEALSNAMFRVELENGHVITAHISGKMRMHYIKILPGDKVKVEMSPYDLTKGRITFRYKN from the coding sequence ATGGCAAAGCAGCCTTCAATAGAACAAGACGGAACAATTATCGAAGCATTGTCAAATGCCATGTTTAGAGTTGAACTTGAAAACGGGCACGTGATAACAGCACATATCTCTGGTAAAATGCGAATGCATTATATCAAAATTCTTCCAGGTGATAAAGTGAAAGTGGAGATGTCTCCATATGACTTGACCAAAGGAAGGATTACTTTTAGATATAAAAATTAA
- the secY gene encoding preprotein translocase subunit SecY, producing MKKFIETLKNIYKIEDLRSRLGITLFFLLIYRLGSYVALPGIDPAQLGELENQTSDGLLGLLDMFSGGAFSNASIFALGIMPYISASIVIQLMGIAVPYFQRLQKEGESGRRKINQITRYLTVLILLFQAPAYLTNLTYQLPESAFAVHGAMFTVTSTIILCAGSMFVMWLGERITDNGIGNGISLIIMIGIIAKLPGAIVQEFVSRIEQAGGGMVMFLVEFVLLFVVFMLTILLVQGTRRIPVQYAKRIVGNKQYGGVRQYIPLKVNAAGVMPIIFAQAIMFVPMSIAGFANSESLSGFAAAFADNTGFWYNFTQFVLVILFTYFYTAITVNPVQMAEDMKKNGGFIPGVKPGKKTVEFLDTVMSRITLPGSIFLGFVTILPAFAMIAGINTQFAYFYGGTSLLILVGVVLDTLQQIESHLLMRHYDGLMKSGRIKGRTGGAGSMM from the coding sequence ATGAAAAAATTTATCGAAACCCTAAAGAATATTTATAAGATTGAAGACTTAAGGTCTCGTTTGGGAATTACATTATTCTTTCTTTTAATATACCGATTAGGATCGTATGTCGCTTTACCTGGAATTGACCCGGCACAGCTGGGAGAATTGGAAAACCAAACTTCAGATGGGTTGCTGGGGTTATTGGATATGTTTTCAGGAGGAGCGTTTTCAAATGCATCTATTTTCGCTTTAGGGATTATGCCTTACATTTCAGCTTCAATTGTGATTCAGTTGATGGGAATAGCCGTCCCATATTTTCAACGATTACAAAAAGAGGGTGAATCAGGAAGAAGGAAAATTAACCAGATAACCCGTTATCTGACTGTGTTAATTTTGCTATTCCAGGCACCTGCGTATTTGACTAACTTAACGTATCAATTACCAGAATCAGCCTTTGCAGTTCATGGAGCGATGTTCACAGTAACATCAACCATTATTCTGTGCGCTGGATCTATGTTTGTTATGTGGTTGGGAGAGCGCATTACCGATAATGGGATAGGGAATGGTATATCACTGATTATCATGATTGGTATTATTGCCAAATTGCCTGGAGCTATTGTGCAGGAATTTGTTTCCCGTATTGAGCAAGCAGGTGGAGGTATGGTTATGTTCCTTGTTGAGTTTGTTTTACTATTTGTAGTTTTCATGCTAACTATTCTTTTGGTACAAGGTACCCGCAGAATCCCGGTTCAGTATGCTAAACGTATTGTAGGAAACAAACAATACGGAGGAGTACGTCAGTATATACCTTTGAAAGTGAATGCTGCCGGCGTTATGCCAATTATCTTCGCGCAGGCAATCATGTTCGTTCCAATGAGTATTGCGGGGTTTGCCAATTCGGAAAGTTTAAGCGGTTTTGCGGCTGCATTCGCTGATAACACCGGGTTTTGGTATAACTTCACTCAATTTGTACTGGTCATATTGTTTACGTATTTTTACACGGCAATTACAGTAAATCCAGTGCAGATGGCCGAAGATATGAAGAAGAATGGAGGCTTTATTCCCGGGGTTAAACCCGGAAAGAAAACAGTTGAATTCTTAGATACGGTCATGTCTCGTATTACATTGCCAGGGTCAATTTTCCTTGGGTTTGTAACTATTTTGCCGGCTTTTGCTATGATTGCCGGGATCAATACACAGTTCGCCTATTTTTATGGCGGTACTTCACTGTTGATTTTGGTAGGTGTTGTTTTAGATACTTTGCAGCAAATTGAAAGTCACTTGTTGATGCGTCACTACGATGGTTTGATGAAATCAGGTCGAATCAAAGGACGTACCGGTGGAGCGGGTTCAATGATGTAA
- the rplO gene encoding 50S ribosomal protein L15 translates to MDLSNLKPAAGSVKKDKRIGRGQGSGRGGTSTRGHKGAQSRSGYSRTRGFEGGQMPLQRRVPKFGFKNINRVEYKAINLDSLQTLAESKKLTAIDVEVLVGAGLAAKNDRVKILGNGELKLKLDVKAHAFSESAKAAIEKLEGTTETL, encoded by the coding sequence ATGGATTTAAGTAATCTTAAACCTGCAGCAGGATCCGTAAAAAAGGATAAGCGTATTGGTCGTGGCCAAGGCTCTGGACGTGGTGGTACTTCAACACGTGGTCATAAAGGAGCTCAGTCAAGATCAGGATATAGCCGTACACGTGGTTTCGAGGGCGGGCAAATGCCATTGCAACGCCGTGTGCCTAAATTCGGATTCAAGAATATAAACAGGGTAGAATATAAAGCCATTAACCTGGATTCTCTTCAAACATTAGCCGAAAGCAAAAAGCTAACGGCTATTGATGTGGAGGTATTGGTTGGTGCCGGTCTGGCTGCTAAAAATGACCGGGTAAAGATTTTAGGAAACGGCGAGTTGAAGTTGAAATTAGATGTGAAAGCACATGCCTTTTCTGAATCAGCAAAAGCAGCTATCGAAAAACTAGAAGGAACCACAGAAACACTCTAA